The Eriocheir sinensis breed Jianghai 21 chromosome 4, ASM2467909v1, whole genome shotgun sequence genome has a segment encoding these proteins:
- the LOC127009643 gene encoding uncharacterized protein LOC127009643, with amino-acid sequence MKLNYGHYSHNHNRHHHHHNHQHNHEAGADGGLCRGRGSCGPAWCSRETWQAAVQLVLLCLASCSWTLLLISLTLTSPTSSHRHVEEAVDDSGPQWKGGSPGACEECLSRHGPPGNYWRVFQGPLRQVVAALNRLDQPLAPPALRAHLLGTRTLLRHLASVLHLPLFDSTDDDDDTKQTEASLLAAPGQPNGRLACQERFLGSKVGYPRYVQGFTRVPCSAAPLREVVTAVLWDVETKYLKILLSNFERIYPGLPLLLITDADVQSKDNLVIETPTPSVTQALAKALGRVKTPYVFLASNLTQLSHHSRLERLVWVAEWVGVWAVGGSIRGADGRWRAGCLQVRDAHGQLAYVRGYDASVHECQLCQALEGPLVMRTAALASLSWPENVTADHLLFPEMFLEIHAKAAPHQHGAAVCPDAMFLQAALEPSWQEAADPRQQKRELRRVADLWRPLARQRHLVHLHLPSGVVINYPCDFRPSHRLDPSSRSQETLIDPALMPAWTCESQELTTILSTLLQACDALRVKCFLRKPTPPITDMDEEYDILEYEDSGVHVGAAAASLPPRLSSLANFSNYTTSLEGASVSVQGQWWRVTLTPTPVADSTRWVRKEVLGGVWAWATQPETEERRAGPGGLLPQLRVRETAWEEDVTILTSPRCGERRIAHLSVSTP; translated from the exons ATGAAGCTGAACTACGGCCACTACAGCCACaaccacaaccgccaccaccaccaccacaaccaccaacacaaccacg AGGCGGGCGCAGATGGCGGGTTGTGCCGCGGGCGTGGGAGCTGCGGGCCCGCCTGGTGCTCGCGGGAGACGTGGCAGGCGGCCGTGCAGCTGGTCTTGCTGTGCCTGGCCTCCTGCTCCTGGACGCTGCTGCtcatctccctcaccctcactTCCCCGACGTCCTCCCACAG GCacgtggaggaggcggtggatgaTTCCGGACCTCAGTGGAAGGGCGGCAGTCCTGGTGCCTGCGAGGAGTGCCTGTCCCGACATGGTCCTCCGGGGAACTACTGGCGGGTGTTCCAGGGACCCCTGCGGCAGGTAGTGGCCGCCCTGAACCGTCTGGACCAGCCCCTGGCGCCCCCCGCCCTACGCGCCCACCTGCTGGGTACCCGAACACTGCTGCGGCACCTGGCCTCCGTCCTGCATCTGCCACTCTTCGATTCcaccgatgatgacgatgacaccAAGCAGACCGAGGCGTCCTTGTTGGCTGCGCCAGGGCAGCCCAACGGACGGTTGGCCTGCCAGGAAAGGTTCCTCGGTTCCAAGGTGGGCTACCCGCGCTATGTGCAGGGCTTCACACGCGTCCCCTGCTCCGCCGCACCCTTGAGggaggtggtgacggcggtgctcTGGGACGTGGAGACGAAATACCTTAAAATCCTCCTTTCAAACTTTGAGCGCATCTACCCCGGCCTGCCGCTGTTGCTCATCACGGACGCTGATGTACAAAGTAAAGACAACCTCGTGATCGAAACGCCCACGCCCTCAGTGACACAGGCTCTTGCTAAGGCGCTGGGGCGAGTAAAGACGCCGTACGTATTTCTTGCCTCCAACTTGACTCAACTCAGCCACCACTCGCGGCTGGAGAGGCTGGTGTGGGTGGCGGAGTGGGTGGGCGTGTGGGCGGTGGGGGGCTCCATCAGGGGTGCAGACGGGCGGTGGAGGGCGGGATGCCTGCAGGTAAGGGACGCTCATGGTCAGCTTGCGTACGTTCGAGGTTACGACGCCTCGGTACATGAATGCCAGCTCTGCCAGGCCCTCGAGGGCCCGCTGGTCATGCGGACCGCGGCACTGGCATCCCTTAGCTGGCCCGAGAATGTTACAGCCGACCACCTGCTCTTCCCGGAGATGTTCCTGGAGATCCACGCCAAGGCGGCGCCCCACCAGCACGGCGCCGCGGTATGTCCAGACGCCATGTTTCTGCAGGCAGCTCTGGAACCTTCATGGCAGGAGGCCGCCGACCCACGCCAGCAGAAACGTGAGCTAAGAAGAGTTGCAGATCTGTGGAGACCCCTTGCCAGGCAACGGCACCTGGTCCACCTCCACCTGCCCTCTGGGGTCGTAATTAACTATCCATGTGACTTCCGACCAAGTCATCGCCTCGATCCCTCCTCGCGTTCCCAAGAGACACTCATTGACCCCGCCTTGATGCCCGCCTGGACGTGCGAGAGTCAGGAGCTAACAACAATCCTCTCTACCCTTCTTCAGGCGTGTGATGCTCTTCGGGTCAAATGCTTCCTAAGAAAGCCAACCCCACCAA TTACAGATATGGATGAAGAGTATGATATCTTAGAATATGAAGACAGCGGGGTACACGTCGGCGCGGCTGCTGCCTCCCTGCCGCCACGCCTGTCCTCCTTAGCAAACTTCTCAAACTACACCACATCGCTTG AGGGCGCGTCGGTGAGCGTCCAGGGCCAGTGGTGGCGGGTCACCCTCACCCCCACGCCGGTGGCTGACTCCACGCGCTGGGTCAG GAAGGAGGTGCTGGGcggggtgtgggcgtgggcgacTCAGCCGGAGACCGAGGAGCGGCGGGCAGGACCAGGGGGTCTCCTGCCTCAACTACGCGTCAGGGAGACAGCCTGGGAGGAGGATGTGACGATACTGACTTCCCCGAGGTGTGGTGAACGCCGCATCGCACACCTCTCCGTCAGCACGCCATAG